The Nitrososphaerota archaeon genome has a segment encoding these proteins:
- a CDS encoding TldD/PmbA family protein has product MDRRPACKTEEHKGSCKMNAKEIVDLVLREAKRFNVDDAASLASTSDEDMIRFSNNSVTIVKSLSNTVVYVYVATEKRRMLGETSNPTPEGIAKFVESLVKSCRANPPSEDYTPLPKGPFKYSAVPNYDKKMENPEILVELAGEAIDNALSAGAKRVAGSLTAYVDELTMASTGGVEASERGTSILINVRAFADSNASGHGLSCASSLADFDARAAGIIAGEYAKKALNPSTLPEGKYDVIMSPSVAADIFQHVGWAASAFSVESGYSFLADLLGKKVSVENLSIDDVGVVQRGIGGRSFDDEGVPTGRTSIINRGDLKNYLHNSTTARKVFAKTTGNAGLIDPHPWNLEVAAGDSSVEEMIKAVKHGVFVTNNWYTRFQDPRSGAYSTVPRDAAFSIENGAIKNPISSIRISDSIPRQLNNIAAIGKERKWIKWWEVNVPTLSPAVLVKDIPITKAVS; this is encoded by the coding sequence ATGGACAGGAGGCCCGCATGTAAGACTGAGGAGCATAAAGGTAGCTGCAAGATGAATGCAAAAGAAATCGTAGATTTGGTTCTGAGAGAGGCCAAGCGCTTCAATGTAGATGATGCCGCCTCATTAGCTAGCACTTCTGATGAAGACATGATACGTTTCAGCAACAACTCGGTCACGATAGTCAAGAGCCTGAGCAATACTGTTGTGTACGTTTATGTTGCAACCGAAAAGAGGAGAATGCTCGGGGAAACCTCTAATCCTACTCCAGAGGGCATTGCAAAGTTCGTAGAGTCTCTGGTAAAAAGCTGCAGGGCAAATCCTCCTTCCGAAGATTACACTCCCCTTCCAAAAGGGCCCTTCAAGTATTCTGCAGTGCCAAATTACGACAAAAAGATGGAGAACCCGGAGATTCTTGTGGAACTTGCTGGAGAGGCTATTGATAATGCTCTATCTGCAGGGGCTAAGAGGGTTGCAGGCTCTCTAACTGCTTATGTCGACGAACTGACGATGGCTTCTACGGGCGGAGTGGAAGCAAGCGAAAGGGGGACAAGCATTCTGATTAATGTCAGGGCATTTGCAGATTCCAATGCTAGCGGTCATGGATTGTCGTGTGCTTCAAGCCTCGCGGATTTTGATGCCAGAGCTGCTGGAATTATTGCTGGGGAGTATGCAAAGAAGGCCCTGAATCCAAGCACGCTCCCAGAAGGCAAGTATGATGTTATAATGTCCCCAAGTGTAGCTGCTGACATCTTCCAGCACGTTGGCTGGGCAGCCTCTGCCTTTTCTGTCGAATCTGGATATTCTTTCCTTGCAGACTTGCTTGGCAAGAAGGTTTCTGTTGAGAATCTTTCCATAGATGATGTCGGTGTCGTGCAGAGAGGTATTGGAGGGAGGTCTTTTGATGATGAAGGGGTTCCTACTGGGAGAACATCAATAATCAACAGAGGAGATTTGAAGAATTACCTGCACAACAGTACAACTGCAAGGAAGGTTTTTGCCAAGACTACGGGCAATGCTGGCTTGATTGATCCCCATCCGTGGAACCTTGAAGTTGCTGCTGGAGATTCAAGCGTTGAAGAAATGATAAAGGCTGTAAAACATGGCGTCTTCGTAACTAACAACTGGTACACGAGATTTCAGGACCCGAGGTCTGGCGCATATTCTACCGTTCCTAGGGATGCTGCTTTCTCGATTGAAAACGGAGCCATAAAGAATCCCATTTCAAGCATCAGAATCAGCGACAGTATACCAAGACAGTTGAACAATATTGCTGCGATCGGGAAAGAAAGGAAGTGGATAAAGTGGTGGGAGGTTAACGTTCCTACTCTTTCGCCTGCAGTTCTGGTTAAGGATATTCCTATAACTAAAGCAGTTTCATAA
- a CDS encoding TldD/PmbA family protein, which translates to MDERLARFAVDRARNLGAQYAEARIQRDLESEAILRNGNPEPAVIGDALGIGIRVLVNGSLAFAATNILTEESVTNLVEGAIKRAKSAARFTKQKVGFSSEKVHQGKWSAPEIKNVENVGIEDLAKVLKEVDNSIKDGKKDVEFPNRLFFLRTMLVERIYMNSDGANLRGRVPRLQFHSYIAAKHDGKVSSITIPAGYAQLGESGGWEVLDRFNLFEYVPKTAEELADVVKADKKPPAETVDVILGPEVSGLVSHESCGHPGEADRILGREGAQAGESYLKANDIGYKIGSEQVFVSDDPTLPNSMGFYLYDEEGVPARKRSLISRGVISSFLHNRESALDLKTSSNASARSVRYDREPIVRMANTYIEPGDYTFDEMVKDVKLGVYIKSFMEWNIDDKRLNQRYVGLESYLIENGQVRHHVKDPILEITTPKLYSSLDARAKDLKFMGATCGKGDPMQGIPVWTGGPHVRLRSIKVAAR; encoded by the coding sequence ATGGACGAACGTCTTGCACGCTTTGCAGTTGACAGAGCAAGGAACCTTGGAGCTCAGTACGCAGAAGCAAGAATTCAGAGGGATTTAGAGTCTGAAGCTATACTGAGGAATGGGAATCCCGAGCCTGCAGTCATTGGAGACGCTCTTGGTATCGGTATCAGGGTTCTTGTTAATGGCTCTCTGGCATTTGCAGCGACGAATATTCTAACAGAAGAGTCCGTAACAAACCTCGTGGAGGGGGCGATAAAGAGGGCGAAGAGCGCTGCAAGGTTCACCAAGCAGAAAGTAGGCTTTTCAAGCGAGAAAGTCCATCAGGGTAAATGGTCTGCCCCGGAAATAAAGAACGTAGAGAATGTAGGAATTGAAGACCTTGCAAAGGTTCTGAAAGAAGTTGACAATTCGATAAAAGACGGGAAGAAGGATGTCGAGTTCCCTAACAGGTTATTCTTCCTCAGGACAATGCTTGTTGAAAGAATCTACATGAATAGCGACGGAGCAAACTTGCGGGGAAGGGTTCCGAGGCTGCAGTTCCACAGCTACATAGCTGCGAAGCATGATGGAAAGGTTTCATCCATCACAATACCTGCAGGGTATGCACAGCTGGGAGAGTCGGGAGGATGGGAGGTTCTCGACAGGTTCAACCTCTTTGAATACGTGCCGAAGACTGCTGAAGAGCTTGCAGATGTAGTGAAGGCTGATAAGAAGCCTCCTGCTGAAACTGTAGACGTAATATTGGGACCTGAAGTTTCTGGGCTTGTTTCGCACGAGTCATGCGGTCATCCCGGAGAGGCTGACAGGATTCTTGGTAGGGAGGGTGCGCAGGCAGGAGAATCTTATCTGAAAGCAAATGACATAGGCTACAAGATTGGGAGCGAGCAGGTGTTTGTCAGCGACGATCCTACACTTCCCAATTCTATGGGCTTCTACCTCTACGATGAAGAAGGTGTTCCTGCAAGGAAACGATCTCTAATTTCGAGAGGGGTAATTTCAAGCTTCCTGCACAACAGAGAATCTGCACTCGATTTAAAGACTTCCAGCAACGCATCTGCAAGGTCCGTGAGATATGATAGAGAGCCGATAGTGAGAATGGCCAACACGTACATCGAGCCGGGAGATTATACGTTTGACGAAATGGTCAAGGATGTGAAGCTCGGGGTGTACATAAAATCGTTCATGGAGTGGAACATTGATGATAAGAGGCTCAACCAGAGGTACGTCGGCTTGGAATCCTATCTCATTGAAAATGGACAGGTGAGGCACCATGTCAAAGACCCTATACTTGAGATTACCACGCCGAAACTGTACAGCAGCCTTGATGCCAGAGCGAAAGACTTGAAGTTTATGGGTGCAACTTGCGGCAAGGGAGACCCGATGCAGGGAATTCCCGTATGGACAGGAGGCCCGCATGTAAGACTGAGGAGCATAAAGGTAGCTGCAAGATGA